A genomic region of Caldicellulosiruptor acetigenus contains the following coding sequences:
- a CDS encoding TraX family protein: MEKLVLKLKSIPFFSACSKDLTKSKSNLLKLIACITMFIDHTGFLYFPQKPLLRIIGRIAFPIFAYQVAVGFWHTSDHKRYLKRLLIFAIISQYPFYLMTGDGELNVIATFFFAALCLYFFKKSWYILIIIPLAISYFVPMDYGIYGVLAVLIFYFLYEKPILQLVGFSILTVIASYLIGWQLQVYSILSVVLILFARMLPVDFEFRLNKYFFYWFYPAHMLFLVFIGKLLGYS, encoded by the coding sequence GTGGAAAAGTTAGTATTAAAACTTAAATCAATACCCTTTTTTTCTGCATGTTCGAAAGACCTTACAAAGTCAAAATCTAATTTATTAAAACTCATAGCATGCATAACCATGTTTATTGACCATACAGGATTTTTATATTTTCCACAAAAGCCCTTGCTGCGGATAATTGGTCGCATTGCCTTTCCTATCTTTGCCTATCAAGTGGCGGTGGGGTTCTGGCACACTTCTGACCATAAAAGGTACTTAAAAAGACTCTTAATATTTGCCATCATATCCCAGTATCCTTTTTATCTAATGACAGGCGATGGAGAGCTGAATGTCATTGCAACCTTCTTCTTTGCAGCACTTTGCCTTTATTTTTTCAAAAAGTCATGGTATATTCTGATAATTATTCCACTTGCCATATCATACTTTGTTCCAATGGACTATGGAATCTACGGTGTTTTAGCGGTATTGATATTTTATTTTTTGTACGAAAAACCCATTTTGCAGCTTGTAGGATTTTCTATTCTTACAGTAATTGCCTCATACCTTATTGGCTGGCAGCTTCAAGTATATTCTATTTTGAGTGTAGTATTAATACTTTTTGCGAGAATGCTTCCGGTTGACTTTGAATTCAGGCTCAATAAATACTTTTTTTACTGGTTCTATCCCGCGCACATGCTGTTTTTGGTTTTTATTGGAAAGTTGCTGGGATATTCATAA
- a CDS encoding S-layer homology domain-containing protein: MFKKFLMAAVLVLSIVLIISWQVAFCEEGYLGYEGGISSYKDPDPKKTKIEYYEYTFVTGKPILLSGTVDAKIKRAANNETLSYTYDLKDSTGKVAIKRTVSLKGSLTKLQNGSITKEYTLNSYKETLTVDSATYNLQSYSFSKSTAVDTNPAVSFFQGEWMLEKIYDKGLKITIEGKNYGYDGYWGAGEFQKIAQRIETPSWFANVNYNIALVQKTILEFQQNNLPSSIPGTYILKSKVEGNFVAMYDLPTFAKTGEVLTIRQRGKVAKNIEKNPIIRMAIAPTLPKVKGYEYEDAVNTCFAFGGFDSTTDFNPTEYITRAQFAKLLMDALNIYSNYYNPRTVQKKSIYKDVPLNHKYYGYIYAVTKAGLMRGKSAEYFKPEDYITRAEAAVVISKVLGFDKKVTQPITQTDYLDDDSIPVWAKDAVKVLKDEKIMVGTEDNNFLPQQWLTKGSAANLVYNLINFLRDTLARRYLDMSLFSSD; the protein is encoded by the coding sequence TTGTTTAAAAAATTTTTGATGGCAGCAGTACTGGTGCTGAGTATCGTTTTAATTATCAGCTGGCAGGTTGCTTTTTGTGAGGAAGGGTATTTAGGATACGAAGGTGGAATTTCATCCTACAAAGACCCTGACCCGAAAAAGACCAAGATTGAATACTATGAATACACATTTGTAACAGGAAAACCTATTCTTCTTTCAGGTACTGTTGATGCCAAGATAAAAAGGGCGGCAAATAACGAGACTCTTTCTTACACTTATGACCTTAAGGATTCAACTGGAAAGGTGGCTATAAAAAGAACTGTAAGTTTAAAAGGCAGCTTGACAAAGCTTCAAAATGGGAGTATAACAAAGGAGTATACACTTAACAGCTATAAGGAAACGCTAACTGTAGACAGCGCTACTTACAATCTTCAGAGTTATTCATTTTCAAAGTCTACAGCTGTTGACACAAACCCGGCGGTGAGCTTTTTCCAGGGAGAGTGGATGCTTGAAAAGATATATGACAAGGGCTTGAAAATTACCATTGAAGGCAAAAACTACGGGTATGACGGGTACTGGGGAGCTGGCGAGTTTCAGAAGATAGCCCAGAGGATAGAAACACCTTCATGGTTTGCAAATGTCAACTACAACATAGCTCTTGTGCAAAAGACCATTTTGGAGTTTCAACAGAACAATCTTCCATCCAGCATTCCAGGGACATATATACTGAAGTCCAAGGTTGAAGGAAATTTTGTTGCCATGTACGACCTTCCAACTTTTGCAAAGACCGGAGAAGTTCTGACAATAAGGCAGAGGGGTAAAGTGGCAAAAAATATTGAAAAAAACCCGATTATCAGAATGGCAATTGCACCTACTCTTCCAAAGGTGAAAGGGTATGAGTATGAAGATGCAGTGAACACTTGCTTTGCGTTTGGCGGATTTGACAGCACAACTGACTTTAATCCCACAGAGTATATAACCCGTGCTCAGTTTGCCAAGCTATTGATGGATGCGCTCAACATATATTCTAACTATTACAATCCCAGGACAGTGCAAAAAAAATCGATATACAAGGATGTGCCGCTCAATCACAAGTATTATGGCTACATATACGCAGTCACAAAGGCAGGGCTGATGAGAGGCAAAAGTGCTGAGTATTTTAAGCCAGAGGATTATATAACCAGAGCAGAGGCAGCTGTTGTGATATCAAAGGTGCTCGGTTTTGACAAAAAGGTAACCCAGCCAATCACCCAGACAGACTACCTTGACGACGATAGTATTCCGGTGTGGGCAAAGGATGCTGTTAAGGTATTGAAGGATGAAAAGATAATGGTTGGAACTGAGGATAACAACTTTTTGCCGCAGCAGTGGCTTACAAAAGGCAGTGCTGCAAACCTTGTTTATAACCTCATAAACTTTTTAAGAGACACGCTTGCAAGAAGATACCTTGACATGAGCCTCTTTAGCTCAGATTAA
- the dusB gene encoding tRNA dihydrouridine synthase DusB, with the protein MLDIKGKIFLAPMAGFTDKVFRRLCSRFGADVTVTEMVSSKALVLGSAKTKELISFSEEEKIRGIQIFGSDPEVMAQSVKILQDEFEYDFIDINMGCPVPKLVKSGEGCALMKNPSLASRIVESVAKVSRKPVSVKIRKGFDEENINAPEFAYILQESGASFVTVHGRTRVQLYSGKADWEIIRKVKEKVKIPVVANGDITDFESAKRAYEVTRADGIMIGRAALGNPWVFLQIKEGFEKGYVETKVLPHMKIRVAIEFFTQLCSEKGEKMAVLEARKHLSFFVKGIENAAKIRDKINRINNAAELLEFLEELAAIVEKKESFVDNIL; encoded by the coding sequence ATGCTCGACATCAAAGGAAAAATCTTTTTAGCACCTATGGCAGGGTTTACAGACAAAGTTTTCAGAAGACTTTGCTCAAGATTTGGAGCAGATGTCACAGTGACAGAGATGGTTAGCAGCAAAGCACTTGTGCTTGGCAGTGCAAAGACAAAAGAGCTCATTTCATTTTCAGAAGAAGAAAAGATAAGAGGTATTCAAATTTTTGGCAGCGACCCTGAAGTTATGGCGCAGTCTGTCAAGATATTGCAGGATGAGTTTGAGTATGATTTTATTGACATAAACATGGGCTGTCCTGTGCCGAAACTTGTGAAAAGCGGTGAAGGATGTGCCCTGATGAAAAATCCTTCTTTGGCATCAAGAATTGTAGAAAGCGTTGCGAAGGTGAGCAGAAAACCTGTATCTGTCAAGATTCGAAAGGGATTTGATGAAGAAAATATTAATGCTCCTGAATTTGCATACATCCTGCAAGAAAGCGGAGCCTCTTTTGTGACAGTTCATGGAAGAACAAGGGTTCAGTTGTACTCTGGAAAAGCTGACTGGGAAATAATAAGAAAGGTAAAAGAAAAAGTCAAAATTCCGGTTGTTGCAAATGGTGATATAACTGATTTTGAGTCGGCAAAAAGAGCGTATGAAGTAACAAGAGCAGATGGCATCATGATAGGAAGAGCAGCGCTTGGAAACCCTTGGGTGTTTCTTCAGATCAAAGAAGGGTTTGAAAAAGGGTATGTTGAAACTAAGGTCTTACCTCATATGAAAATAAGGGTTGCGATTGAGTTTTTCACACAGCTTTGCAGTGAGAAAGGCGAGAAGATGGCAGTTTTGGAAGCGAGAAAGCATCTTAGCTTTTTTGTAAAAGGAATTGAAAATGCTGCTAAAATAAGAGATAAAATTAATAGAATAAATAATGCTGCAGAACTTTTAGAATTTCTTGAAGAGCTTGCGGCTATTGTTGAGAAAAAGGAAAGCTTTGTCGATAATATCTTATAG
- a CDS encoding S41 family peptidase, which produces MKINKKLLIKIVAIVVALSIFVAVPVYSQFFIISTDFPTDKQMDYIKKVLQVAKVYHIGKYSYDELIDMMFTGLFKSLDKYSEYMKPQQAQDFTQSVSGEFSGIGIQIEKQEDYIVVVGVFDGTPAKEAGLKVGDKIIAADGKSLVGKTTDDAVKLIRGQEGTTVVIDILRDGKTYRFSIVRRKIKIPVVEYKVLDNNIGYIKLTQFTQGCSNDVKKALDEFDKKGIKNIIFDIRNNPGGLLDEVVKICEYFVPEGPIVTIEYNTFKDEYKSKNKNAKYRLAVLTNESSASASEIFAQAIKDRKVGVVIGTKTYGKGTVQTLVSLPETDTKKGYVAKVTVAKYKSPSGYYVEGKGVVPDIEVKDDSLAQFGPDKILPLTATKRYKKGDMDLEVLAAQQRLYYLGYLQFWTGKMDDTTIEAIKKFQGDNRLYQSGELNIITQKKIISKFNEFVKSKYVDKQLERAIQYFKTGK; this is translated from the coding sequence ATGAAAATTAACAAAAAGCTTTTGATAAAGATTGTAGCCATTGTGGTTGCACTTTCTATCTTTGTTGCGGTGCCTGTGTATTCCCAGTTTTTTATAATCTCAACTGATTTTCCTACAGACAAGCAGATGGATTATATCAAAAAGGTGTTGCAGGTTGCAAAGGTGTATCACATAGGAAAATACAGCTATGACGAGCTAATTGACATGATGTTTACAGGGCTTTTCAAGAGCCTTGACAAGTATTCAGAGTACATGAAACCACAGCAGGCTCAGGACTTTACCCAGAGCGTGAGCGGAGAGTTTTCGGGCATAGGCATCCAGATAGAAAAACAGGAGGACTACATAGTTGTTGTTGGAGTTTTTGACGGAACACCTGCAAAGGAAGCGGGCTTAAAGGTTGGCGACAAAATCATTGCAGCAGATGGAAAGTCCCTGGTTGGGAAGACAACAGATGATGCTGTTAAGCTCATTCGCGGGCAGGAAGGCACAACTGTTGTGATTGACATCTTAAGAGATGGCAAGACTTACAGATTTTCTATTGTGAGAAGAAAGATAAAGATTCCTGTTGTGGAGTATAAGGTGCTTGATAATAACATTGGCTACATTAAACTTACGCAGTTCACACAAGGGTGTTCAAATGATGTCAAGAAAGCTCTTGATGAGTTTGACAAAAAAGGTATCAAGAACATTATTTTTGATATTCGAAACAACCCCGGCGGACTTTTGGATGAGGTTGTAAAGATATGTGAATATTTTGTGCCAGAAGGACCAATTGTAACAATTGAGTACAACACCTTTAAAGATGAGTACAAATCAAAGAACAAGAATGCAAAGTACAGACTTGCAGTTTTGACAAACGAATCGAGTGCTTCTGCGTCAGAGATTTTTGCCCAGGCTATAAAGGACAGAAAAGTAGGAGTTGTGATTGGTACAAAGACATATGGAAAAGGGACTGTGCAGACCTTGGTTAGTCTTCCTGAGACAGACACAAAAAAAGGGTATGTAGCGAAAGTGACGGTTGCAAAGTACAAGTCACCGTCTGGATATTATGTTGAAGGAAAAGGTGTTGTGCCAGACATAGAGGTAAAAGATGATTCACTTGCACAATTTGGACCAGACAAGATTTTACCACTCACTGCAACTAAGAGATATAAAAAAGGTGATATGGATTTAGAAGTTTTAGCGGCACAACAAAGGCTTTATTATTTGGGTTATTTACAATTTTGGACAGGGAAAATGGATGATACTACAATTGAGGCAATCAAAAAGTTTCAAGGTGACAACAGGCTTTATCAATCAGGTG
- a CDS encoding S-layer homology domain-containing protein yields MIKGKMKITTLYRLISRVVLILFFLTLIPANIQGAQEYIASSSYSRMAKNTQIVNLPQNALSRDAFLFLSSLGFFNTVARQKINPSDTLSKEEALAVILNSTGRQQDAFVRAEKLELKRPSGQKLVKPYNYLYLGYIQLAYDMKILSKKEYQDAMAQVQPSEKEHEKMTQQLMKKNDDTIAKAVYEGRPYSYDDLIFVRSGPATRQEVCLWVVKAFKIPISYENLAKTYPDYDKIDSKFLSSVNTLLKNGALVGRSDGYLHPDDYITYEELAFILGSLKPNILSANGLKEVKLEIKDIQKFNSDKMVLVCEDDNGNDINITVSPGKQDFGVIANGNFLSSSYLQKWDYVAFYVNGKNEVVLASILQRPGQENIKGVISKIDHKKTTFSLKLPDGKVYNLVLNPKATIYDANSGKSLNFSELNVGNLVQVKVQKDRADAITLLSLDSPEITRVQGIISRISKDKIVLNQNGVLTEYLLSPDTVYIDKGDFSRVLTKNDFYEGMKVLAGTACGYVQYLSTTFDEKSEDIVSGILHEVDSNLGYLEIYNQEGNKKSYRFSKKLGLKVKKDGQNASLDSLLPGDVVFLYFSGDFVRTVTASSNLQQKITKIENVVRNLATGLPQKIIVNIDGRIYGPYEINSDVEIIKNGMPAALKDVVPGQYVKLTGSFYGSSAYIRKIEISGNEYVKNIYIAKGTVNGDALYLSDIQILRNNAFEPLYTWLSFKIPSDLTFILDGSPQSPLSKLQNLPVVVVTKERFSQEVLDTVVAISRGAFTKIQGEVSMTSSNSVVVSGNRYSIGNKTYTISNGLLTPANFKVGDEIIGVASQDSLVVAKKLQGISKPIFVRGQVLDVSELEYITVKDYVYLDSQRGWQYVPSKLTLLYDTQTVLCDVYGLGSPKDILNLKNNSVYIIHNGKYANVIIDASFGGYIVTGVVGKDMKILNVQYNDMMTQTWNKIDKSFTLDTTQAILLDANGNLRAEAPQFGDRVLLLVPQNSFDLSKSSISPTVVLVNY; encoded by the coding sequence ATGATAAAAGGGAAGATGAAAATAACAACCTTATACAGACTAATAAGCAGGGTAGTTTTGATTTTGTTTTTTTTGACGCTCATTCCTGCAAATATCCAAGGTGCTCAGGAGTATATAGCAAGCAGCAGCTACAGCAGGATGGCTAAAAATACCCAAATTGTGAACTTGCCTCAAAATGCCTTGTCAAGAGATGCGTTTTTGTTTTTGTCATCTCTTGGATTTTTCAATACAGTTGCAAGACAGAAGATAAACCCTTCTGATACGCTGTCAAAGGAAGAGGCGCTGGCTGTAATTTTAAACAGCACGGGAAGACAGCAGGATGCTTTTGTGAGGGCTGAAAAGCTGGAGTTAAAAAGGCCATCAGGTCAGAAGCTTGTAAAGCCATACAACTATCTTTATCTTGGGTATATTCAGCTTGCATATGATATGAAAATTTTGTCTAAAAAAGAATATCAGGATGCAATGGCGCAGGTTCAGCCAAGTGAAAAAGAACATGAGAAGATGACCCAGCAGCTGATGAAGAAAAATGATGATACCATTGCAAAAGCTGTGTATGAAGGAAGACCATATTCATATGACGATTTGATATTTGTAAGGTCCGGACCTGCAACTCGACAGGAAGTCTGCTTGTGGGTTGTAAAGGCATTCAAAATACCTATTTCTTATGAGAATTTAGCTAAAACTTACCCTGATTATGATAAAATAGACAGCAAGTTTTTAAGTTCAGTAAATACTCTTTTGAAAAATGGTGCTCTTGTTGGAAGGTCTGATGGATATCTTCATCCAGACGACTACATAACATATGAAGAGCTGGCATTTATCCTCGGAAGTCTCAAACCAAATATCTTGAGCGCAAATGGACTAAAAGAGGTAAAGCTTGAGATAAAAGATATTCAGAAGTTTAATAGCGATAAAATGGTTTTAGTCTGTGAAGATGACAACGGAAATGATATAAATATTACAGTCAGCCCTGGTAAACAGGATTTTGGAGTAATAGCAAATGGCAATTTTTTGAGCTCTTCCTATCTTCAAAAATGGGACTATGTAGCCTTTTATGTAAATGGCAAAAACGAGGTTGTGCTGGCCAGCATTTTGCAAAGGCCTGGTCAGGAAAACATAAAAGGTGTAATATCCAAGATTGACCATAAAAAGACGACATTTTCACTAAAACTGCCGGATGGTAAAGTTTACAATCTTGTTTTGAATCCCAAAGCTACAATCTATGATGCAAACTCAGGAAAGAGTTTAAACTTTTCAGAATTGAATGTAGGAAATCTTGTACAGGTTAAGGTCCAAAAAGACAGGGCAGATGCCATAACTTTGCTTTCGCTTGACAGCCCTGAAATAACAAGAGTGCAGGGGATAATCTCAAGGATATCAAAGGACAAGATTGTCCTCAATCAAAACGGAGTGTTAACAGAGTATCTTCTTTCGCCGGACACAGTCTACATTGACAAAGGCGATTTTTCAAGAGTTCTTACAAAAAATGATTTTTATGAGGGAATGAAAGTTTTGGCAGGTACAGCTTGTGGGTATGTACAGTATCTCAGCACCACGTTTGATGAGAAATCTGAAGATATAGTTTCCGGTATTTTGCACGAGGTAGATTCAAACTTGGGGTATCTTGAGATTTACAACCAGGAAGGCAACAAAAAGAGCTACAGGTTTTCAAAAAAGCTTGGGCTAAAAGTTAAAAAGGATGGTCAAAATGCTTCTTTAGACAGCCTTTTGCCAGGCGATGTTGTTTTCCTATATTTTAGTGGCGATTTTGTGCGCACAGTCACAGCAAGTTCAAACCTGCAGCAGAAGATTACAAAGATTGAAAATGTTGTAAGAAACCTTGCAACTGGTCTTCCGCAGAAGATAATTGTCAATATTGATGGGAGAATATACGGACCGTATGAAATAAATAGCGACGTTGAGATTATAAAAAACGGCATGCCAGCAGCTTTAAAGGATGTTGTGCCAGGTCAGTATGTGAAGCTCACAGGAAGTTTTTATGGAAGCTCAGCGTACATCCGAAAGATAGAGATATCAGGAAATGAATATGTAAAAAATATCTACATCGCAAAAGGAACGGTCAATGGAGATGCTTTATATCTTTCTGACATCCAGATTTTAAGAAACAACGCATTTGAACCGCTATACACCTGGCTTTCTTTCAAGATTCCGTCTGATTTGACATTCATTTTAGATGGCAGTCCTCAATCACCACTTTCAAAGCTGCAAAACTTACCTGTTGTAGTTGTGACAAAAGAAAGGTTTTCACAGGAGGTTTTGGACACCGTTGTGGCAATATCAAGAGGGGCTTTTACCAAGATACAGGGCGAGGTGAGCATGACATCTTCAAATTCGGTAGTGGTATCTGGAAATAGGTATTCAATAGGAAACAAAACGTACACCATTTCAAACGGGCTTTTGACCCCTGCAAACTTCAAGGTTGGAGATGAAATAATTGGTGTTGCAAGCCAAGACAGCCTTGTTGTTGCAAAGAAGCTACAAGGCATCTCAAAACCCATATTTGTTCGCGGGCAGGTGCTTGATGTTTCAGAGCTTGAATATATCACTGTGAAAGACTATGTCTATTTAGATAGTCAGAGAGGATGGCAGTATGTTCCGAGCAAGCTAACTCTTCTTTACGATACACAGACAGTTTTGTGTGATGTATATGGCCTTGGCAGTCCGAAAGACATATTGAACCTGAAAAACAATAGTGTGTATATCATTCACAATGGTAAGTACGCAAATGTTATAATTGATGCAAGCTTTGGTGGATACATTGTCACAGGTGTAGTTGGCAAGGATATGAAGATTCTAAATGTCCAGTACAACGATATGATGACCCAGACATGGAACAAAATTGATAAAAGTTTTACCCTTGACACCACACAAGCAATTTTGCTGGATGCGAATGGAAATTTGAGAGCTGAAGCGCCCCAGTTTGGTGACAGGGTTTTGTTGCTTGTCCCTCAGAACAGTTTTGACCTGTCAAAGTCAAGTATTTCACCTACAGTTGTGCTTGTAAACTACTGA